Proteins encoded by one window of Passer domesticus isolate bPasDom1 chromosome 10, bPasDom1.hap1, whole genome shotgun sequence:
- the LOC135309183 gene encoding 5-hydroxytryptamine receptor 5B-like isoform X2 has product MAETLSPCSPRGQCQPSMGTNTSSANVDTNASSSVVGGSAWRGREPFSILTVLILTLLVLLTVATFLWNLLVLATILRVKAFHRVPHNLVASTAVSDVLVAALVMPLSLAKELSAGRRWRLGRALCLVWVCFDMLCCTASIWNVTAIALDRYWSITRQLQYTLLARRRISNVMIALTWLLSAAIALAPLLGWGETYSPEQERCQLRQDPSYTIVSTGGAFYLPLCVVLFVYWKIYRASKFHMGARRRNAVGPLPEAAQEASKEPQMVFTARRAAITFQTDGETWREQKEKKAALMVGILIGVFVLCWIPFFITELISPLCSCNIPPVWKSIFLWLGYSNSFFNPLIYTAFNKNYNNAFKNLFVKQR; this is encoded by the exons ATGGCGGAGACCCTGAGCCCCTGCTCCCCACGGggccagtgccagcccagcatGGGCACCAATACCTCGTCCGCCAACGTGGACACCAACGCCTCCTCCTCGGTGGTGGGCGGCAGCGCGTGGAGGGGCCGGGAGCCTTTCTCCATCCTCACCGTCCtcatcctcaccctgctggtGCTCCTGACCGTGGCCACGTTCCTCTGGAACCTGCTGGTGCTGGCGACCATCCTGCGAGTGAAGGCCTTCCACCGGGTGCCCCACAACCTGGTGGCCTCCACGGCGGTGTCGGACGTGCTGGTGGCGGCCCTGGTGATGCCGCTGAGCCTGGCGAAGGAGCTGTCGGCCgggcggcggtggcggctgggCCGGGCGCTGTGCCTCGTGTGGGTGTGCTTCGACATGCTGTGCTGCACGGCCAGCATCTGGAACGTGACGGCCATCGCCCTGGACCGCTACTGGTCCATCACCCGGCAGCTGCAGTACACGCTGCTCGCCCGCCGCCGCATCTCCAACGTGATGATCGCTCTCACCTGGCTGCTGTCCGCCGCCATCGCCCTCGCCCcgctcctgggctggggggaGACCTACAGCCCCGAGCAGGAGCGCTGCCAGCTCCGCCAGGACCCGTCCTACACCATCGTGTCCACGGGCGGCGCGTTCTACCTGCCCCTCTGCGTGGTGCTCTTCGTCTACTGGAAGATCTACAGGGCGTCCAAGTTCCACATGGGCGCCCGCAGGAGGAACGCCGTGGGGCCCCTGCCCGAGGCTGCCCAG GAAGCTTCGAAGGAACCACAGATGGTGTTTACAGCTCGTCGTGCAGCTATCACTTTCCAGACAGATGGAGAAACATGGAgagaacagaaagagaaaaaggcagCTCTGATGGTTGGCATCTTAATTGGAGTTTTTGTGCTGTGCTGGATCCCTTTCTTCATCACAGAATTAATAAGTCCCCTCTGTTCCTGCAACATCCCTCCCGTCTGGAAAAGCATCTTTCTTTGGCTTGGTTACTCAAATTCTTTCTTTAATCCTCTCATTTATACAGCATTTAACAAAAATTACAACAATGCCTTCAAGAACCTTTTTGTAAAACAAAGATAA
- the LOC135309183 gene encoding 5-hydroxytryptamine receptor 5B-like isoform X1, which produces MAETLSPCSPRGQCQPSMGTNTSSANVDTNASSSVVGGSAWRGREPFSILTVLILTLLVLLTVATFLWNLLVLATILRVKAFHRVPHNLVASTAVSDVLVAALVMPLSLAKELSAGRRWRLGRALCLVWVCFDMLCCTASIWNVTAIALDRYWSITRQLQYTLLARRRISNVMIALTWLLSAAIALAPLLGWGETYSPEQERCQLRQDPSYTIVSTGGAFYLPLCVVLFVYWKIYRASKFHMGARRRNAVGPLPEAAQVKEASKEPQMVFTARRAAITFQTDGETWREQKEKKAALMVGILIGVFVLCWIPFFITELISPLCSCNIPPVWKSIFLWLGYSNSFFNPLIYTAFNKNYNNAFKNLFVKQR; this is translated from the exons ATGGCGGAGACCCTGAGCCCCTGCTCCCCACGGggccagtgccagcccagcatGGGCACCAATACCTCGTCCGCCAACGTGGACACCAACGCCTCCTCCTCGGTGGTGGGCGGCAGCGCGTGGAGGGGCCGGGAGCCTTTCTCCATCCTCACCGTCCtcatcctcaccctgctggtGCTCCTGACCGTGGCCACGTTCCTCTGGAACCTGCTGGTGCTGGCGACCATCCTGCGAGTGAAGGCCTTCCACCGGGTGCCCCACAACCTGGTGGCCTCCACGGCGGTGTCGGACGTGCTGGTGGCGGCCCTGGTGATGCCGCTGAGCCTGGCGAAGGAGCTGTCGGCCgggcggcggtggcggctgggCCGGGCGCTGTGCCTCGTGTGGGTGTGCTTCGACATGCTGTGCTGCACGGCCAGCATCTGGAACGTGACGGCCATCGCCCTGGACCGCTACTGGTCCATCACCCGGCAGCTGCAGTACACGCTGCTCGCCCGCCGCCGCATCTCCAACGTGATGATCGCTCTCACCTGGCTGCTGTCCGCCGCCATCGCCCTCGCCCcgctcctgggctggggggaGACCTACAGCCCCGAGCAGGAGCGCTGCCAGCTCCGCCAGGACCCGTCCTACACCATCGTGTCCACGGGCGGCGCGTTCTACCTGCCCCTCTGCGTGGTGCTCTTCGTCTACTGGAAGATCTACAGGGCGTCCAAGTTCCACATGGGCGCCCGCAGGAGGAACGCCGTGGGGCCCCTGCCCGAGGCTGCCCAG GTGAAGGAAGCTTCGAAGGAACCACAGATGGTGTTTACAGCTCGTCGTGCAGCTATCACTTTCCAGACAGATGGAGAAACATGGAgagaacagaaagagaaaaaggcagCTCTGATGGTTGGCATCTTAATTGGAGTTTTTGTGCTGTGCTGGATCCCTTTCTTCATCACAGAATTAATAAGTCCCCTCTGTTCCTGCAACATCCCTCCCGTCTGGAAAAGCATCTTTCTTTGGCTTGGTTACTCAAATTCTTTCTTTAATCCTCTCATTTATACAGCATTTAACAAAAATTACAACAATGCCTTCAAGAACCTTTTTGTAAAACAAAGATAA
- the DDX18 gene encoding ATP-dependent RNA helicase DDX18, which yields MSVPAAASNLPMRLLRRKIHKRNLKLRQRNLKLQAAQGAVPSPSEAASQGPPEEEEAEEAAVPEEAAAAEEGAEPADGAGPRSGEKKKKKKKKRKAVANGGDDTETKKAKTEEDESAEVEDGDKQDSGEKEVEEEEDEVPSLPLGLTGAFEDNSFASLAGCVSENTLKGINDMGFTHMTEIQHKSIKPLLEGRDILAAAKTGSGKTLAFLIPAVELIYKLKFMPRNGTGVIILSPTRELAMQTYGVLKELMNHHVHTYGLIMGGSNRSAEAQKLGNGINIIVATPGRLLDHMQNTPGFMYKNLQCLVIDEADRILEVGFEEEMKQIIKLLPKRRQTMLFSATQTRKVEDLAKISLKKEPLYVGVDDNKETATVEGLEQGYVVCPSEKRFLLLFTFLKKNRKKKLMVFFSSCMSVKYHYELLNYIDLPVLAIHGKQKQTKRTTTFFQFCNAESGILLCTDVAARGLDIPEVDWIVQYDPPDDPKEYIHRVGRTARGINGRGHALLILRPEELGFLRYLKQARVPLSEFEFSWSKISDIQSQLEKLIEKNYFLHKSAQEAYKAYIRAYDSHSLKQIYDVNNLDLPKVSLSFGFKVPPFVDLNVNSNRGRRLQKRGGGGGFGYQKAKNVHKAKIFKHISKKSDNRQFSR from the exons ATGTCGGTGCCGGCTGCTGCCAGCAACCTGCCCATGCGGCTGCTCCGCAGGAAGATCCACAAGCGCAACCTGAAGCTGCGGCAGCGCAACCTGAAGCTGCAGGCGGCCCAGGGGGCAG TGCCCTCGCCCAGCGAGGCGGCTTCTCAGGGACCcccggaggaggaggaggcggaggaGGCGGCGGTGCCGGAGGAGGCTGCAGCGGCCGAGGAGGGCGCGGAGCCTGCGGACGGAGCCGGACCCCGCAgcggggaaaagaagaaaaagaagaagaaaaagagaaaagcgGTGGCCAATGGAGGAGATG ATACAGaaaccaaaaaagcaaaaactgaAGAAGATGAATCTGCAGAGGTAGAAGATGGAGATAagcaggactctggagagaaagaagtggaagaggaggaggatgaagtGCCCAGTTTGCCCCTAGGTTTAACAG GTGCTTTTGAAGACAATTCCTTTGCTTCCCTGGCTGGTTGTGTCAGTGAGAATACGTTGAAAGGCATAAACGACATGGGGTTTACACACATGACAGAAATTCAGCATAAAAGTATCAAGCCTCTTCTGGAAGGCAG GGATATTTTAGCAGCTGCAAAAACAGGCAGTGGAAAAACACTTGCGTTTCTCATTCCTGCAGTAGAGCTCATCTACAAGCTGAAATTCATGCCTAGGAATG GAACAGGTGTTATTATTCTGTCTCCTACTCGAGAGCTGGCTATGCAAACCTACGGGGTTCTTAAAGAACTTATGAATCATCACGTTCATACCTATGGTCTGATAATGGGGGGCAGTAACAGATCAGCAGAAGCACAGAAGCTTGGAAATGGAATCAACATCATTGTAGCCACACCAGGAAGACTGCTGGATCATATGCAG AACACTCCAGGTTTCATGTACAAGAACTTGCAGTGTTTGGTAATTGATGAGGCAGATCGAATCTTGGAGGTTGGATTtgaagaagaaatgaaacagATCATAAAACTTTTAccaa aGCGCAGACAGACgatgcttttctctgccacaCAGACCAGAAAGGTGGAAGATCTGGCCAAGATCTCTCTGAAGAAAGAGCCACTGTATGTTGGGGTTGATGATAACAAGGAGACAGCCACAGTAGAGGGTCTGGAACAG GGTTATGTAGTCTGTCCATCTGAAAAAAGATTCCTTTTGCTCTTCACATTCCTCAAGAAGAACCGGAAGAAGAAACTgatggtatttttttcttcttgtatgTCAGTGAAGTACCACTATGAACTACTCAACTACATTGATCTGCCTGTTTTGGCCATTCAT GGCAAGCAGAAACAGACCAAACGTACTACAACGTTTTTCCAGTTCTGTAATGCAGAGTCTGGAATACTGCTGTGCACTGATGTGGCTGCCAGAGGATTGGACATTCCTGAGGTTGACTGGATTGTGCAGTATGACCCTCCAGATGATCCAAAG GAATATATCCACCGTGTTGGTAGGACTGCCAGAGGAATAAATGGTAGAGGACACGCTCTGCTCATCTTACGACCAGAAGAACTGGGCTTCCTTCGTTATCTGAAACAAGCCAGG gtACCACTAAGTGAATTTGAATTTTCTTGGTCAAAAATCTCAGACATCCAGTCTCAG CTGGAAAAACTGATAGAGAAGAACTACTTCCTTCACAAGTCAGCCCAGGAGGCTTACAAAGCTTACATCAGAGCTTACGACTCCCATTCTCTGAAGCAGATCTATGATGTCAATAATTTGGATCTTCCCAAAGTCAGCCTTTCGTTTGGTTTTAAAGTTCCTCCATTTGTTGACCTCA ATGTGAACAGCAACCGTGGCAGAAGACTACAGAAAAGAGGTGGAGGTGGGGGATTTGGCTACCAGAAAGCAAAGAACGTCCACAAAGCAAAAATCTTCAAACACATCAGCAAGAAATCTGACAATCGACAGTTTTCTCGTTAA